One Chelonoidis abingdonii isolate Lonesome George chromosome 18, CheloAbing_2.0, whole genome shotgun sequence genomic region harbors:
- the SNX19 gene encoding sorting nexin-19 isoform X2, with translation MENQRMLKTQESCASLGSGLSELVGNRKLMVLGALLAWLLVVHLLVNIWLLCLLSGLLAVLGGWLGSQAVIGTRSRLHLERFILLENCPQSPKAERQLDEEIDRMIQKIIRDFVSSWYRTVSSEQGFEEEVRKAMIGLALELKRRMALVDKQALTHKILLLCGCHLQSYMKARESMKAARSPAGPAQPADQLWRAYGELSAPHPAVQSPAMEVNYARSIVDLLLRVLVPKPHLETRTGRFVVVELVTCNVLLPMIKKMSDPDWINLLLIEIFSKMGSKGVRRGMQEEPPLAASPCQPTVPNSLPLKVVAPSPRPSELPSYDVVDSLDCNPQEAEEGKDLMSGKPGADIDGRKAGSTPVRYSQPDTLGSLFLCEDSELESPMSDLGKDSDSVVFLSTEEFLTDTFQDSFAVLEGSDGLDQEDGVVAKDGYLEESTTSRSERSVLPSALSQCPDIQIDPAVEKEESLASVTALLADPEKPFSRQPSFLENPAKSPLDPSQPPLPLYSSHTFSFEPLSSPDSPVIIQNLRITGTITAREHSGTGFHPYTLYTVKYETALESENANNLQQVAYHTVNRRYREFLNLQTRLEEKPELRKFVKNVKGPKKLFPDLPFGNMDSDKVEARKSLLESFLKQLCSIPEIANSEQVQEFLALNTDARIAFVKKPFVVSRIDKIVLNAIVDTLKTAFPRSEPQSPTEELSETEVDGKSQMDGKKANKPRLRFSSSKIAPVLSAAEAHERILYGLREGSTVSDALSLAGMESFIQKQEKLLEVMSSKAPETEGVGPTHVPQQPVYQKDDPDSETPLADTALDLLHLLLMDRWSWLCTENMQKVLHLLFGSLIQRPANMSLFLIPFPHGGLLILVTNRGQWLVH, from the exons ATGGAAAACCAGAGGATGCTAAAGACGCAGGAGTCCTGTGCTAGTctaggcagcgggctgagcgagcTGGTAGGGAACAGGAAGCTGATGGTTTTGGGGGCTCTGTTAGCCTGGTTATTAGTTGTGCACTTGCTGGTTAATATCTGGCTGCTTTGCCTCCTCTCGGGCTTGCTGGCGGTGTTGGGGGGATGGCTGGGGTCCCAGGCCGTCATCGGCACCCGCAGCCGGCTCCACTTGGAACGGTTCATTCTGCTGGAGAACTGCCCACAGAGCCCCAAGGCGGAGAGGCAGCTGGACGAGGAGATTGACCGCATGATCCAGAAAATCATCCGAGACTTTGTGTCCTCGTGGTACCGGACGGTCAGCAGCGAGCAGGGCTTTGAGGAAGAGGTGAGGAAGGCCATGATAGGCCTGGCCCTAGAGCTCAAAAGGAGGATGGCTCTGGTGGACAAGCAAGCCTTGACCCATAAGATTCTCTTGCTTTGTGGTTGCCACCTGCAAAGCTACATGAAAGCAAGGGAGAGCATGAAGGCTGCAAGGAGCCCGGCAGGACCAGCTCAGCCGGCAGACCAACTCTGGCGAGCGTATGGCGAGctctctgccccacacccagccgtccagagcccagccatggaaGTGAACTATGCCCGGAGCATTGTGGACCTGTTGCTCCGGGTGCTGGTGCCCAAGCCTCACCTGGAAACTAGGACAGGGCGCTTCGTGGTGGTGGAGCTGGTCACCTGCAATGTTCTTCTGCCTATGATCAAGAAAATGTCTGATCCTGACTGGATCAACTTGTTGCTAATTGAGATTTTCTCCAAGATGGGCAGCAAAGGGGTGAGAAGGGGAATGCAGGAGGAGCCTCCGTTggctgcctccccctgccagcccacaGTGCCGAATTCTTTGCCACTGAAAGTTGTGGCACCATCTCCAAGGCCTTCGGAGCTCCCCAGTTACGATGTGGTGGACAGCCTGGACTGCAATCCCCAGGAAGCGGAAGAGGGGAAGGACCTGATGAGCGGAAAACCTGGTGCTGACATTGACGGTAGGAAAGCTGGGAGCACGCCTGTGCGCTACTCCCAGCCAGATACTCTGGGCTCCCTCTTCCTGTGTGAGGACTCAGAGCTCGAGTCCCCTATGTCTGACCTCGGCAAGGACTCTGATTCCGTGGTGTTCTTGTCCACGGAGGAATTCCTCACTGACACATTCCAGGATTCCTTTGCGGTGCTGGAGGGGTCGGATGGCCTGGACCAAGAGGATGGTGTAGTTGCCAAGGATGGGTATCTGGAGGAAAGCACCACTTCTAGGTCTGAAAGGAGCGTCCTCCCCTCTGCACTGAGCCAGTGCCCTGACATACAAATCGACCCCgcagtggagaaggaagaaagCTTGGCCTCTGTCACCGCCCTGCTGGCCGATCCAGAGAAACCTTTCTCGAGGCAACCGTCCTTTCTGGAGAACCCAGCGAAGAGTCCCCTGGACCCTAGCCAGCCGCCTCTCCCACTTTACTCCTCCCATACCTTCAGCTTTGAGCCGCTCAGTAGCCCTGACAGCCCAGTCATCATCCAGAACCTGCGGATAACTGGAACCATCACTGCCCGGGAGCACAGCGGGACAGGGTTCCATCCCTACACACTCTACACAGTCAAG TATGAGACAGCGCTAGAGAGTGAGAATGCCAACAACCTTCAACAAGTGGCCTACCATACGGTGAACCGGCGCTATCGTGAGTTCCTGAACCTGCAGACCAGGCTGGAGGAGAAACCCGAGCTGCGGAAATTCGTTAAAA ATGTCAAAGGTCCAAAGAAACTTTTTCCTGATCTTCCGTTCGGAAACATGGACAGTGACAAGGTGGAAGCCAGAAAAAGTCTCCTGGAATCGTTCTTGAAG CAACTGTGCAGCATTCCCGAGATTGCCAATAGTGAGCAGGTGCAGGAGTTCCTCGCCCTGAACACGGACGCCAGGATTGCGTTTGTCAAGAAACCCTTTGTGGTCTCCAGAATAGACAAG ATTGTGCTCAATGCCATTGTGGACACTCTGAAGACAGCGTTCCCCAGGTCAGAACCTCAGAGCCCAACGGAAGAGCTCAGCGAGACAGAGGTGGATGGGAAATCCCAGATGGATGGGAAGAAGGCTAATAA gCCCAGGCTGAGGTTCTCGTCCAGTAAAATTGCTCCAGTGCTGAGCGCGGCCGAAGCACATGAGAGGATCCTGTATGGTCTGAGGGAGGGCAGCACT GTCTCTGATGCCTTgtccctggctgggatggagtCCTTCATTCAGAAGCAGGAGAAGTTGCTGGAGGTGATGTCCAGCAAGGCCCCGGAAACCGAGGGGGTGGGCCCCACGCACGTTCCACAGCAGCCAGTGTACCAGAAGGATGACCCTG